The following coding sequences lie in one Thermosulfuriphilus ammonigenes genomic window:
- a CDS encoding efflux RND transporter permease subunit produces MINWIIQKSLENRLLVILLTAIFVALGAWAMWHTPVDAIPDLSDVQVIIYTEYPGQAPQVVEDQVTYPLTTAMLSVPYAKNVRGYSFFGFSLVYVIFEDGTDLYWARSRVLEYLNFVKGKLPPGVSPQLGPDATGVGWVFIYTLTSDRHDLAQLRSIQDWYLRYELMSLPGVAEVASAGGYIKQYQVEIDPEKLRVFGLTLSQVNQAIRRANLDVGGRLLEMGETEFMVRGKGYIRSLDDLKKIPVGIDPQSNTPIFLSQVAQIHLGPEIRRGVIDIDGKGEAVSGIVVIRYGENALEVIKRVKARLEELKAGLPEGVKIQVSYDRSGLIYRAIDTLKSKLTEEIIVVAIICAVFLLHLPSALVAVFTLPAGILISFLLMYILGINANIMSLGGIAIAIGVMVDASVVMVENLHKYREREPGASHFDLVLKATQEVGPALFFSLLIITISFFPIFFLEQQEGRLFRPLAFTKTFAMAASSVLAVTVVPVLMYYFVRGKVISEKKNPLSRLFIGLYRPIIRAVLRFPWLTIAVAVIILVITWFPYQRLGSEFMPPLNEGDLLYMPTTPPGISITKARELLQQTDKIIASHPQVAHVWGKIGRAETATDPAPLSMIETTIILKPQEEWPEGKTIEDIIRELDEMVQFPGLTNAWTMPIKTRIDMLATGIKTPVGIKLLGDDLTKLSQVGQEIEALLRQMPEVSSVYSERVVGGNYIDIDIRREEAARFGLSVADIQEVIRSALGGMNVTWTVEGLERYPVNVRYPRELRDNLDKLRELAVPTPLGFTVPLGEVADIKVVKGPPAIKSENARRTAWIYVDLKTSDIGGFVARAKKLVAENIKLPSGVSMVWSGQYEYMERVRSKLAIVIPITLAIIFVLLFIHFRNLTETMIVLLALPFALVGGVWLLWLAGYNLSVAVAAGFIALAGLAAETGVVMLVYLDEAYERRREKGLLKGIADLKEVVIEGAVERVRPKLMTVSTTTIGLLPIMFGTETGTRVMKRIAAPMVGGLISSTILTLVILPAVYFVWKRFKFK; encoded by the coding sequence ATGATCAACTGGATCATCCAAAAGAGCCTCGAAAATCGTCTTCTGGTAATCCTCCTTACGGCTATCTTCGTGGCCCTGGGGGCCTGGGCCATGTGGCACACCCCGGTGGATGCTATTCCTGACCTTTCCGATGTCCAGGTGATCATCTATACCGAGTATCCCGGGCAGGCCCCCCAGGTGGTGGAAGACCAGGTTACCTACCCTTTGACCACGGCTATGCTCTCGGTGCCCTATGCCAAAAATGTTAGGGGCTATTCCTTTTTTGGTTTTTCCTTGGTCTATGTGATCTTTGAGGACGGCACAGATCTCTACTGGGCCCGCTCTCGGGTGTTGGAATACCTTAACTTTGTCAAGGGAAAGCTTCCCCCTGGAGTCTCTCCCCAGCTGGGCCCTGATGCCACAGGGGTGGGCTGGGTGTTCATCTATACCCTGACTTCAGATCGCCACGACCTGGCCCAGCTTCGCTCCATTCAAGACTGGTATCTTCGCTATGAGCTGATGAGCCTGCCGGGAGTGGCGGAGGTGGCCAGTGCTGGCGGCTATATCAAGCAGTATCAGGTAGAGATAGACCCCGAAAAACTTCGCGTCTTTGGCCTCACCCTGAGCCAGGTAAATCAGGCTATTCGTCGGGCCAATCTGGATGTCGGAGGCCGGCTCCTGGAGATGGGAGAGACGGAGTTTATGGTTCGGGGGAAGGGCTATATCCGCTCTTTGGACGATCTTAAAAAGATACCCGTGGGAATTGATCCCCAGAGCAACACCCCGATCTTCCTCTCCCAGGTGGCCCAGATACACCTGGGGCCGGAGATCAGGCGGGGGGTTATTGACATCGACGGCAAGGGAGAGGCTGTCTCTGGTATCGTGGTGATCCGCTACGGGGAAAATGCCCTTGAGGTTATCAAGCGGGTCAAGGCCCGGCTGGAGGAACTCAAGGCCGGGCTCCCTGAAGGGGTAAAGATCCAGGTCTCCTACGATCGTTCCGGGCTTATTTATCGGGCCATAGACACCCTGAAAAGCAAACTCACCGAGGAAATTATCGTTGTGGCCATCATCTGTGCCGTCTTTCTTCTACATCTCCCTTCGGCCCTGGTGGCCGTATTTACCCTGCCGGCGGGGATCCTCATTAGCTTTTTGCTCATGTATATTCTGGGAATAAACGCCAACATTATGAGCCTCGGAGGAATCGCCATTGCCATTGGGGTCATGGTGGATGCCTCCGTGGTGATGGTGGAAAATCTTCATAAGTATCGGGAGCGGGAACCCGGGGCCAGTCATTTTGATCTGGTCCTTAAGGCCACCCAGGAGGTGGGCCCGGCTTTGTTCTTCTCCCTTTTGATCATCACCATCAGCTTCTTTCCCATCTTTTTTCTGGAACAGCAGGAGGGGCGTCTCTTTAGACCCCTGGCCTTTACTAAAACATTTGCCATGGCCGCCTCCTCTGTCTTGGCGGTAACCGTGGTTCCGGTACTTATGTATTATTTTGTTCGGGGGAAGGTCATATCGGAGAAAAAGAATCCCTTAAGCCGGCTTTTTATCGGTCTTTATCGGCCGATAATAAGGGCCGTGCTTCGCTTCCCCTGGCTGACCATTGCCGTGGCCGTTATAATTCTCGTGATCACCTGGTTCCCTTATCAGCGCCTGGGTTCGGAGTTTATGCCCCCCCTTAACGAGGGAGATCTCCTTTACATGCCCACCACTCCGCCAGGGATAAGTATCACCAAGGCCCGGGAACTCCTTCAGCAAACCGACAAGATTATTGCCTCCCATCCCCAGGTGGCCCATGTCTGGGGTAAGATAGGCCGGGCCGAAACGGCTACCGATCCGGCTCCCCTTTCCATGATCGAGACAACCATCATCCTTAAGCCTCAAGAGGAGTGGCCTGAGGGCAAAACCATTGAGGATATAATCAGAGAGCTTGATGAGATGGTTCAGTTTCCCGGGCTAACCAACGCCTGGACAATGCCTATCAAGACCCGGATCGATATGCTGGCCACAGGTATCAAGACCCCGGTGGGGATAAAGCTTCTTGGAGACGATCTGACCAAGCTCTCTCAGGTGGGCCAGGAGATAGAGGCCCTTTTGCGGCAGATGCCCGAGGTCTCTTCAGTATATTCTGAACGGGTAGTGGGAGGTAATTACATCGATATCGATATCCGTCGGGAGGAGGCGGCCAGATTTGGCCTTTCGGTAGCCGATATTCAGGAGGTTATCCGCAGTGCCCTGGGGGGAATGAACGTCACCTGGACGGTGGAAGGCCTAGAAAGATATCCAGTAAATGTTCGTTACCCGCGAGAGTTAAGAGATAATCTTGATAAATTGCGTGAGCTTGCCGTGCCTACTCCCCTGGGCTTTACGGTCCCTTTGGGAGAGGTGGCAGATATCAAGGTAGTTAAAGGCCCTCCAGCCATAAAGAGTGAAAATGCTCGCCGGACGGCCTGGATATATGTTGACCTTAAGACCTCAGATATCGGCGGATTTGTGGCTCGGGCCAAAAAATTGGTAGCCGAAAACATCAAGCTCCCCTCTGGAGTCTCCATGGTCTGGTCCGGGCAGTATGAATACATGGAGAGGGTTCGCTCCAAACTGGCTATTGTTATCCCCATAACCTTGGCCATCATTTTTGTCCTTCTCTTTATCCACTTCCGGAACCTGACCGAGACCATGATCGTCCTGCTGGCCCTTCCCTTTGCCCTGGTAGGTGGTGTCTGGCTACTTTGGCTGGCGGGTTACAATCTTTCGGTAGCGGTAGCCGCGGGCTTTATCGCCCTGGCCGGTCTGGCTGCGGAAACCGGTGTGGTTATGCTTGTCTATCTGGATGAGGCCTATGAAAGACGCCGGGAAAAAGGGCTTCTTAAAGGAATTGCCGATCTTAAGGAAGTGGTCATTGAGGGGGCGGTGGAAAGAGTCCGTCCCAAGCTGATGACTGTCTCCACCACTACCATTGGTCTTTTGCCCATTATGTTTGGCACCGAGACTGGCACCCGGGTAATGAAACGTATTGCTGCTCCGATGGTCGGAGGGCTGATCTCTTCTACTATCCTTACCCTGGTTATTCTTCCGGCCGTTTACTTTGTCTGGAAACGGTTTAAGTTCAAATAA
- a CDS encoding histidine phosphatase family protein codes for MKPTRLILIRHGEVKGPKPGAFHSQQDVPLSLEGQQKMAEIARALKVLNLPCVASSDLSRTTYGADLAAGDGTYRLIDRDFREIDFGAWSGLTWEEIEELWPGAMKQRLQDPTGYRPPGGESLLDLKERVVVALERLLAGYPGKTVALFAHGGVNRVILAEALGLPLENIFRIQQDYACINLIDYFPDGPSLIRIINAPHDIDLKKILLRHDWP; via the coding sequence ATGAAACCGACCAGGCTAATCCTTATCCGCCATGGGGAGGTAAAGGGTCCTAAACCCGGGGCCTTCCACAGCCAACAAGATGTGCCTCTTAGCCTTGAAGGCCAACAAAAGATGGCCGAAATAGCCAGAGCCCTCAAGGTGCTCAACCTTCCCTGTGTGGCCAGCAGCGACCTTTCCCGAACCACCTACGGGGCCGATCTGGCAGCCGGCGACGGGACCTATCGTCTCATCGATCGCGACTTTCGGGAGATAGACTTTGGCGCCTGGAGCGGCCTTACCTGGGAAGAAATAGAAGAACTCTGGCCAGGGGCGATGAAACAACGCCTCCAGGACCCGACCGGCTATCGTCCCCCCGGCGGAGAAAGTCTTCTCGATCTTAAAGAACGGGTCGTGGTGGCCCTGGAAAGACTGCTGGCGGGCTATCCGGGAAAAACCGTGGCCCTTTTTGCCCACGGCGGGGTAAACCGGGTTATCCTGGCCGAGGCCCTGGGGCTTCCTTTAGAGAACATCTTCCGGATCCAGCAGGACTATGCCTGCATCAACCTGATAGATTACTTTCCAGACGGTCCTTCCCTGATAAGAATCATCAACGCCCCCCATGACATAGACCTTAAGAAAATTCTTTTGCGTCATGATTGGCCTTAG
- a CDS encoding sigma-54-dependent transcriptional regulator, whose protein sequence is MKARVLLIDDDESFREVMLFNLQEEGLEVDVARDGHEGLNLFFKKDYQLVITDLKMPGADGMEVLRSIKQRSPEVPVVVITAFGDIATAVQAMKEGAYDFLPKPCERDHFKLVVKKALEHFRLKREVQDLRQQLAGGPPELVFQSRAMEKVVALADKVAAYEATVLILGESGTGKELLARRIHHQSPRARGPFVAINCGAIPRDLLESELFGYRKGAFTGADRDKKGRFELANGGTIFLDEIAELPLELQVKLLRVLQERTIDVLGAEGPRPVDVRIIAATNRDLEKMVKEGAFREDLYFRLNVFPIRIPPLRQRPEDIPVLIRHFLKVYGPGRRWRISPAVMNRLKGLSWRGNVRELENICQRMVLLAEGEEITEELLDYLDLEAPMSNLASTGISLPPEGISLLDIEKEVIIKALEMNNYNQSQTARFLRIPRHVLLYRIEKYQIPLKRDEKGK, encoded by the coding sequence GTGAAGGCAAGGGTCCTTCTGATCGACGACGATGAGAGCTTCCGGGAGGTAATGCTCTTCAACCTCCAGGAGGAGGGCCTTGAGGTTGACGTGGCCCGAGATGGCCACGAAGGGCTGAACCTCTTTTTCAAAAAAGACTACCAGCTGGTTATTACGGATCTTAAGATGCCTGGAGCTGACGGAATGGAGGTCCTCCGTTCGATCAAGCAGCGTTCTCCTGAAGTCCCGGTGGTGGTTATCACCGCCTTTGGGGATATTGCTACGGCTGTCCAGGCAATGAAGGAGGGGGCCTACGACTTTCTCCCCAAACCCTGTGAACGGGACCACTTCAAGCTGGTGGTCAAAAAGGCCCTAGAGCACTTTAGGCTCAAAAGAGAAGTCCAGGATCTCAGGCAACAGCTGGCCGGAGGCCCTCCGGAGCTTGTTTTTCAGTCCAGGGCCATGGAGAAAGTGGTGGCCCTGGCTGACAAGGTAGCTGCCTATGAGGCGACAGTTCTTATTTTGGGGGAGTCTGGGACAGGCAAGGAGCTTCTGGCCCGGCGCATACATCACCAGAGCCCCCGGGCCAGAGGGCCCTTTGTAGCTATAAATTGCGGAGCTATCCCCCGAGATCTCCTTGAGTCTGAGCTCTTCGGCTACAGGAAGGGAGCCTTTACCGGGGCCGATCGAGACAAGAAAGGGCGCTTTGAACTGGCCAACGGGGGAACCATATTCCTGGATGAGATAGCCGAGCTTCCTCTGGAGCTTCAGGTCAAACTTCTTCGGGTCCTTCAGGAACGCACCATCGACGTTTTGGGAGCCGAGGGCCCCCGACCGGTAGATGTCAGGATCATCGCGGCCACCAATCGAGATCTGGAAAAGATGGTCAAAGAGGGGGCCTTTCGAGAGGACCTTTACTTTCGTCTGAACGTCTTTCCCATTCGGATACCACCTCTTAGGCAACGTCCTGAGGATATCCCCGTCCTTATAAGGCATTTTCTGAAGGTCTATGGTCCAGGTCGTCGGTGGCGAATCTCTCCGGCAGTAATGAATCGCCTAAAGGGCCTTTCCTGGCGGGGTAACGTTCGGGAGCTGGAGAACATCTGTCAGCGGATGGTCCTTTTGGCCGAAGGGGAAGAGATCACCGAAGAACTTCTCGATTATCTAGACCTTGAGGCCCCAATGTCTAACCTTGCCTCAACCGGAATCAGCCTTCCTCCCGAGGGGATCTCCCTGCTGGACATTGAAAAGGAGGTTATCATTAAGGCCCTGGAGATGAACAACTACAATCAGAGCCAGACAGCCCGCTTCCTGCGTATTCCCCGCCATGTACTCCTTTACCGGATAGAAAAGTATCAAATACCCCTTAAACGTGATGAAAAGGGTAAATGA
- a CDS encoding TolC family protein, which produces MTSKKWGSSLWFLFFVWLILAASGACAADDLQTLIRRALEVNPQIESLKAQLKALEARTRAVQVWMDPVLSIEYSNVPHDSLSLGESAMSGIQFRLAQQIPFPGKNERRRLAAEGQYRVKRWELEETKVQLRSLIKKAYYQLYLIRELKKLTAEHVQLVEELIAAVKARYEAGKARQFYLSRLENLRDKLVDDLSDFDQKDRELVATLNAAAHQKVTTPVASPNELKPFSPPTSLNRLVALALENRPLLKREKELARAQRLAAEAAGWERWPDITLWAGYRYRRPAGVDPGTDFVSIGVSVPLPFDYKGRFKARRQQYLAEAQAAEARYLSFLDDIKAGLEASLSAWQRAASKARFYGRSLVPQARETLEATLFAYQTGKADFESLFKAELELLDFERTLLRATVETAIRRAEIEGLVGLELKP; this is translated from the coding sequence ATGACCTCCAAAAAGTGGGGCTCTAGTTTGTGGTTTTTATTTTTTGTTTGGCTCATTCTGGCGGCCTCGGGGGCCTGTGCCGCCGATGACCTTCAGACGCTTATTCGGCGCGCCCTGGAAGTCAATCCCCAGATCGAATCCTTGAAGGCCCAGCTCAAGGCCCTGGAGGCCAGGACTCGGGCCGTTCAGGTCTGGATGGACCCTGTCCTTTCAATAGAGTATAGCAATGTCCCCCATGATTCCCTGTCTCTCGGAGAGTCAGCCATGTCAGGAATCCAGTTTCGGCTGGCTCAGCAGATACCCTTCCCGGGTAAAAACGAGAGACGCCGTCTGGCGGCTGAAGGACAATATCGGGTCAAGCGCTGGGAGCTTGAGGAGACCAAGGTCCAGTTACGCAGTCTGATTAAAAAGGCCTATTATCAGCTTTATCTCATCCGGGAGCTTAAAAAGCTTACCGCGGAGCATGTTCAGCTGGTAGAGGAGCTTATTGCCGCCGTAAAAGCCCGTTATGAGGCCGGTAAGGCCAGGCAGTTTTATCTCAGCCGTCTAGAAAATCTAAGGGACAAGCTTGTTGATGACCTTTCAGACTTCGACCAAAAAGACCGGGAACTGGTGGCCACCCTCAATGCTGCCGCCCATCAGAAAGTGACTACTCCGGTTGCTAGTCCCAATGAGCTTAAGCCCTTTAGTCCTCCCACCTCTCTTAATAGACTTGTTGCTCTGGCCCTTGAAAATCGTCCCCTTCTAAAAAGAGAGAAGGAGCTGGCCCGGGCCCAGCGTTTGGCCGCCGAGGCCGCCGGCTGGGAAAGATGGCCGGATATCACCCTGTGGGCCGGTTACCGCTACCGGCGTCCGGCAGGGGTGGATCCGGGAACGGACTTTGTCTCCATAGGGGTTTCCGTTCCCCTTCCCTTTGATTACAAGGGGCGCTTTAAGGCCCGACGTCAGCAGTACCTGGCCGAGGCTCAGGCGGCCGAGGCCCGCTATTTGAGCTTTCTAGATGATATTAAGGCCGGCCTTGAAGCCAGTCTTTCCGCCTGGCAGCGAGCGGCAAGTAAGGCCCGTTTTTATGGCCGATCTTTGGTCCCTCAGGCTAGGGAGACTCTAGAGGCTACCCTTTTTGCCTACCAGACAGGAAAGGCCGACTTTGAATCCCTTTTTAAGGCCGAACTGGAGCTGCTTGATTTTGAAAGAACCCTCCTTAGGGCCACGGTAGAGACCGCCATAAGGAGGGCAGAGATAGAAGGGCTTGTTGGTCTGGAGCTCAAACCCTAG
- a CDS encoding glycosyltransferase — protein sequence MPPLVSVIIPTHNRKGFLKEAVESVLAQRYRHFELIVVDDGSTDGTEEVIKEYPSIIYLRIPQGGVSRARNRGLEVSRGEIIAFLDSDDLWLPEKLLYQVAFFQAHPSALICQTEEIWFRHGRRVNPRKKHRKLDGFIFFESLKLCLVSPSAVAMRRELFKLVGTFDEDFPVCEDYDLWLRVTSRFPVYLLRRPLVIKRGGHKDQLSRRPGLDFYRLKALAKIYQAPHLSPAMREAIAQEAIRKAAIFIAGAEKRGRFEAVRAARQILALFGKAA from the coding sequence ATGCCCCCGCTGGTCTCGGTGATTATCCCCACCCATAATCGGAAGGGTTTCCTCAAAGAGGCGGTAGAGAGCGTTTTGGCTCAGCGTTACCGACACTTTGAGCTCATCGTCGTTGATGATGGCTCAACTGACGGGACAGAAGAGGTTATTAAAGAGTATCCATCAATTATCTACCTCCGTATCCCCCAGGGGGGAGTCAGCCGGGCCCGCAATCGCGGGCTTGAAGTCTCCAGGGGTGAGATCATCGCCTTTTTAGACAGTGATGACCTCTGGCTGCCGGAAAAACTTCTCTACCAGGTAGCTTTTTTCCAGGCTCACCCTTCGGCCCTTATCTGCCAGACAGAAGAGATCTGGTTCCGGCATGGACGGCGGGTCAACCCTCGTAAAAAACACCGCAAGCTGGATGGCTTCATCTTTTTTGAGTCTCTTAAGCTCTGTCTGGTCAGCCCCTCAGCGGTAGCCATGCGTCGGGAGCTCTTTAAGCTGGTGGGGACTTTCGACGAAGACTTCCCGGTCTGTGAAGACTATGATCTTTGGCTGAGGGTGACCTCTCGCTTTCCCGTCTATCTTCTGCGTCGGCCTTTAGTTATAAAAAGGGGAGGGCATAAGGACCAGCTATCTCGACGCCCGGGGCTTGACTTCTACCGTCTAAAGGCCTTGGCCAAGATCTACCAGGCACCACATCTTAGCCCGGCTATGCGGGAGGCCATAGCCCAGGAGGCCATCCGTAAGGCGGCCATCTTTATCGCCGGGGCCGAAAAAAGAGGGCGTTTTGAGGCTGTCAGGGCCGCCAGGCAGATCCTTGCCTTGTTTGGCAAGGCAGCGTAA
- the pheA gene encoding prephenate dehydratase: MADKDKLLELREAIDQIDRQIVRLLGERFSLARRIGEIKRQSARAALDLSREKEILSRIIDLNAGVFPEESLKAIYGEIINTCRTAQQPMKVAYLGPEATFSHVAAINFFGQAADFVPLEAIMDVFEEVESGRCQFGVVPVENSIEGTVTSTLDAFSEYRLKICGEVYVPVAHDLINQTGRIEDIRKVISHPHALAQCRRWLRKHLPSVPTEEASSTAYAARWAAVDPSIAAIASSLAAKTYHLQTVAAHIEDFRGNTTRFLVIGKESPRPTGRDKTSLIISLADKPGALFATLQPFARRGINMTKIESRPVKGEPWRYLFFIDILGHIEEEIVREGIDEMSESCTHLEWLGSYPVGDLPR; the protein is encoded by the coding sequence ATGGCAGACAAAGACAAGCTCCTTGAACTGAGAGAGGCTATCGACCAGATAGATAGGCAGATTGTTCGTCTCCTTGGGGAGCGTTTCTCCCTTGCCCGACGCATCGGGGAGATCAAGCGTCAGTCGGCCCGGGCGGCCCTTGATCTCTCTCGAGAAAAGGAGATCCTTTCCCGAATCATAGATCTCAACGCTGGTGTCTTCCCGGAGGAGTCCCTTAAGGCCATCTATGGGGAGATCATCAACACCTGTCGGACGGCTCAGCAACCCATGAAGGTGGCCTATTTAGGGCCGGAGGCCACCTTCAGTCATGTGGCGGCCATAAACTTTTTCGGCCAGGCGGCAGATTTTGTACCCCTTGAGGCCATTATGGATGTCTTTGAGGAGGTGGAGTCAGGGCGGTGCCAGTTCGGAGTCGTTCCCGTGGAAAATTCTATCGAGGGCACGGTTACCTCTACCCTGGATGCCTTCTCTGAGTATCGTCTTAAGATATGTGGTGAGGTTTACGTGCCCGTGGCCCATGATCTTATCAACCAGACCGGCCGGATAGAAGATATCCGAAAGGTGATCTCTCACCCCCACGCTCTGGCCCAATGTCGGCGCTGGCTCAGAAAACATCTTCCCTCGGTGCCCACAGAAGAGGCCTCCTCTACAGCCTATGCCGCTCGCTGGGCCGCTGTTGATCCTTCCATTGCGGCTATCGCCAGCTCTCTGGCGGCCAAGACCTATCATCTTCAGACGGTGGCCGCCCACATTGAAGACTTTCGAGGAAATACCACCCGCTTTTTGGTCATCGGCAAGGAGAGTCCCCGACCAACCGGACGGGACAAGACCTCTCTCATTATTAGTTTGGCCGACAAACCGGGGGCCCTTTTTGCCACCCTTCAGCCCTTTGCCCGTCGGGGAATAAACATGACCAAGATCGAATCCAGGCCGGTCAAGGGCGAGCCTTGGCGTTACCTGTTCTTCATTGATATCCTTGGCCACATAGAGGAAGAAATTGTCCGCGAAGGCATTGATGAAATGTCCGAAAGCTGTACCCACCTTGAGTGGTTAGGATCCTATCCAGTAGGAGACCTGCCAAGATAA
- a CDS encoding YkgJ family cysteine cluster protein has protein sequence MIGIGLRPVKIGFAQEEKELLLRSLYDYYDQIVSRLELACRPRCSACCTHNVTLTSAEAFYLLKGLRSKGRLDLIDRLKTAATRPRYRPAVTTNELAKICLRGEDPPAEGEHTPGACPFLEDDLCPVYEFRPFACRSFISKVPCPEQGEALIPPHLFTLNTALMQVLEYLDLGGLYGNMIDLILFLEAWENKKEETVPEELLSCHPVPEFAIPPEHDHIVRPAIGRLYRQEVSGKRFIDRLEEIEASLGEEPLSFLTQF, from the coding sequence ATGATCGGGATAGGACTCCGGCCAGTTAAGATTGGTTTCGCTCAGGAGGAAAAAGAGCTCCTTTTGCGAAGCCTCTATGATTACTACGACCAGATAGTCTCTCGTCTAGAGCTGGCCTGCCGGCCCCGATGTTCGGCCTGTTGCACCCACAACGTCACCTTAACCAGCGCCGAGGCCTTTTATCTCTTAAAGGGGCTAAGGAGCAAAGGGCGTCTTGATCTTATTGATCGCCTAAAGACGGCGGCCACCAGGCCTCGCTACCGGCCGGCAGTAACCACTAACGAATTGGCCAAAATCTGTCTTCGTGGAGAGGATCCTCCGGCCGAGGGGGAGCATACCCCCGGCGCCTGCCCCTTCCTGGAGGATGATCTCTGTCCGGTCTATGAGTTTCGGCCCTTTGCCTGCCGGAGCTTTATCTCCAAGGTACCCTGTCCAGAGCAGGGAGAGGCCCTAATACCGCCGCATCTCTTCACCCTCAATACGGCCTTAATGCAGGTTCTTGAGTACCTTGATCTGGGGGGTCTCTACGGCAATATGATAGACTTAATTCTCTTCCTTGAGGCCTGGGAGAATAAAAAGGAAGAGACTGTACCCGAGGAGCTTCTCTCCTGTCATCCGGTACCAGAGTTCGCCATCCCCCCCGAACACGATCACATTGTCCGGCCGGCCATCGGTCGTCTCTATCGTCAGGAGGTCTCCGGCAAACGTTTCATTGACCGCCTTGAGGAGATTGAAGCCTCTTTAGGGGAGGAGCCTCTGAGTTTCTTGACTCAATTTTAG
- a CDS encoding efflux RND transporter periplasmic adaptor subunit, translating into MLTGDVSRVLVPFLFVLIVVFSIGPAWAEKHTPKPPPRASEEEVLYTCGMHPQVIQKGPGRCPICGMELVPLRKKSQSGRTIIIDPAVVQNMGVRLARVSRGSLTHSIRTIGLIQAPEDRTVVVNLRFSGWVERLFADETGQFVKKGERLLEIYSPELLTAQEEYLLALKRSGPKGALARAAARRLRLLGVPEEHLRKIRRRGRALETVVIRAPISGFILEKKIFEGDYVPAGSDLFRLADLTQVWVRAEVYEQDVPWIRMNQMAVLKLSYHPGRVWVGRLSFIYPSLNEKTRTLGVRLTFKNQDLALLPGMFATVQIKAPVLDDVLIIPEEAVIPTGQRDVVFVAEGQGRFSLREIVTGLTGDGGLVEVREGLKEGELVVLSGQFLLDSESKLKEAAGKFMGGHQHGGSPGGPKDSQDQDKTSPNKHQTSSDSTGIHQGGKETGGKKTPPEAPSSAETYWTCPMHPEVVKFEPGECPICGMDLVEKKVGSEK; encoded by the coding sequence ATGCTTACAGGAGATGTATCCAGGGTCCTTGTTCCCTTTTTGTTTGTCTTGATCGTTGTCTTCAGTATAGGACCGGCCTGGGCCGAAAAACACACCCCCAAACCCCCTCCGAGGGCCTCGGAAGAAGAGGTCCTTTATACCTGCGGGATGCACCCCCAGGTGATCCAAAAAGGCCCAGGCCGTTGTCCTATTTGTGGCATGGAATTGGTCCCTTTGCGAAAAAAATCTCAATCTGGCCGTACCATTATCATAGACCCGGCTGTTGTTCAAAATATGGGTGTCAGGTTGGCCCGGGTGAGTCGAGGTAGCCTGACCCACAGCATAAGGACCATCGGCCTGATTCAGGCCCCTGAAGACAGGACGGTGGTGGTTAATCTCAGGTTCTCCGGTTGGGTGGAACGTCTCTTTGCCGATGAGACGGGCCAGTTTGTCAAAAAAGGCGAAAGGCTCCTGGAGATTTACTCCCCGGAGCTTCTCACCGCCCAGGAGGAGTATCTTTTGGCCCTTAAACGTTCTGGCCCTAAGGGGGCTCTGGCTCGGGCAGCGGCCAGAAGGCTCAGACTTCTTGGGGTCCCTGAGGAACACCTCCGAAAGATCCGCCGCCGGGGGCGGGCTCTAGAGACCGTGGTCATTCGGGCTCCGATAAGTGGCTTCATCTTGGAGAAGAAGATTTTTGAGGGAGATTACGTCCCGGCCGGAAGTGACCTTTTTCGGCTGGCTGATCTCACCCAGGTCTGGGTCCGGGCTGAGGTCTATGAGCAAGACGTTCCCTGGATCCGGATGAATCAAATGGCCGTCCTTAAATTAAGCTACCACCCTGGCCGGGTGTGGGTGGGGCGCCTTTCCTTTATCTACCCTAGCCTCAATGAGAAGACCAGGACGCTGGGGGTTCGCCTGACATTCAAAAATCAGGATCTGGCCCTTCTGCCCGGGATGTTTGCTACCGTGCAGATTAAGGCCCCTGTTCTTGATGACGTCTTGATTATTCCCGAGGAGGCAGTCATCCCTACCGGGCAGAGGGATGTGGTCTTCGTGGCCGAGGGCCAGGGGCGATTTTCCCTCCGGGAGATTGTCACCGGCCTTACCGGGGATGGCGGTTTGGTAGAGGTGCGAGAGGGGCTCAAGGAAGGGGAGCTGGTGGTCCTCTCCGGCCAGTTCCTGCTTGATTCTGAAAGCAAGCTTAAGGAAGCGGCCGGTAAATTCATGGGAGGCCACCAGCATGGAGGCAGCCCTGGCGGCCCCAAAGACTCTCAAGATCAGGACAAAACATCCCCCAATAAGCACCAGACATCATCTGATTCTACCGGCATCCACCAGGGGGGTAAGGAGACAGGCGGCAAGAAAACACCCCCTGAGGCCCCCTCCTCTGCAGAAACTTACTGGACCTGCCCCATGCATCCTGAGGTGGTCAAGTTTGAGCCAGGAGAGTGTCCGATCTGTGGCATGGATTTGGTGGAGAAGAAGGTGGGGTCGGAGAAATGA